In one Nicotiana sylvestris chromosome 8, ASM39365v2, whole genome shotgun sequence genomic region, the following are encoded:
- the LOC138875083 gene encoding uncharacterized protein: MEDWIDLPNLVPADVVQHIQSIPRGNRERNDYAIWNLTKDDIYSNNSAWHLVRATKPKDDFNNKLPFDDTINKFGNHIVSKCLCCRDHNCETLKHVFFDSEVAIRLWKFFGNPLGIQWYTDTIRGILTQWWQRKPKNMIHKMVLQIIPICIIWEIWRSYTACKYGENTRYYLYKMINQILWNVKAAVSRTYPNITIHLPWSKACEMIEKLKPSVTWMKVQWEMPEVGNLKVHTDGSFFKDTKTGGIGGKVRNEHGDFIMAFSVPLQCNNSNMAELKAVKFAAKWCMNQRIPNFTLEMDSLVICTMIRQRATQNNKLRRELEDIISYTDHDHITISHCLRETNQVADWLAKDASNLTEGIIYSSFHQ, encoded by the exons atggaagactggatagATCTTCCTAATCTTGTGCCTGCTGATGTGGTTCAACATATTCAGAGTATACCAAGAGGCAACCGTGAGCGAAATGACTATGCCATATGGAACTTGACTAAGGATGATATTTATTCCAACAATTCAGCTTGGCATTTGGTTAGGGCAACTAAACCTAAAGATGATTTTAATAACAAG TTGCCTTTTGATGATACTATTAACAAATTTGGGAATCACATTGTGTCTAAATGTCTTTGCTGTAGAGATCATAATTGTGAAACCTTGAAACATGTATTCTTTGATAGTGAGGTTGCTATCAGACTGTGGAAGTTCTTTGGGAATCCTCTGGGCATTCAGTGGTATACTGATACCATTAGAGGGATTCTTACTCAATGGTGGCAGAGGAAACCAAAGAACATGATCCACAAAATGGTGTTACAAATTATTCCAATTTGTATTATCTGGGAAATATGGAGAAGCTATACTGCATGTAAATATGGCGAAAACACTAGATATTATCTATACAAGATGATCAATCAAATTCTCTGGAATGTTAAGGCAGCTGTATCGAGAACTTATCCAAACATTACTATTCATCTTCCTTGGTCCAAAGCTTGTGAGATGATTGAAAAGTTAAAACCATCTGTTACATGGATGAAAGTTCAATGGGAGATGCCAGAAGTTGGTAACTTGAAAGTACACACAGATGGTAGCTTCTTCAAGGATACTAAGACAGGAGGCATTGGAGGAAAAGTTAGAAATGAGCATGGTGATTTTATCATGGCATTCTCTGTTCCTTTACAATGCAACAATAGCAACATGGCTGAATTGAAAGCTGTTAAGTTTGCTGCTAAATGGTGTATGAACCAAAGGATTCCCAATTTTACATTGGAGATGGACTCCTTAGTTATCTGTACCATGATCAGGCAAAGAGCAACTCAAAACAACAAATTGAGAAGAGAGCTTGAAGATATCATTAGCTACACCGATCATGATCATATCACAATTAGTCACTGCCTAAGAGAAACAAACCAAGTGgcggactggttggccaaagatgCTTCTAATCTAACAGAGGGAATTATTTACTCGTCCTTTCATCAGTAG
- the LOC104237106 gene encoding squamosa promoter-binding-like protein 7 isoform X1: MENGGWNFFSNSIESCSSNNGGNGGQNSNYTHAWDFWQLGSTSTSTNSSQSQLIQWNYNNTFNQDPITVGQKFDYTCPLNSSELIARRVNTSIVSSSEYFIQEERDHNLMCLNLNLGKRHCTENYEPPQGGGEVVGFVMNKRGKQHFPGGDGAAAAVEIPVAVAPRCQVEGCQVALVNAKVYHRRHKVCAMHAKAPKVVVLGLEQRFCQQCSRFHIVSEFDESKRSCRRRLAGHNERRRKSSQDNYTNTRNPSQGNYRNIAVNEGRAHSLLSSKNDSWISKGNLPGRCSVTINELIAESRATRLAQQLIIDKDWHRHQHYPVENLNIQLKNGSSTDHKREQVVLKSNGWGRANDAAGNLTLDLMHVRNSELGFLSEQEQLKEEGDEEGCPEHWNSFAGAHVA, encoded by the exons ATGGAAAATGGGGGTTGGAACTTTTTCAGTAATAGTATTGAAAGCTGCAGCAGCAACAATGGTGGAAATGGGGGACAAAATAGTAATTATACTCATGCATGGGACTTTTGGCAACTTGGTAGTACTTCTACTAGTACTAATTCATCCCAGTCCCAGTTGATTCAGTGGAATTATAACAACACATTTAACCAAGATCCAATTACCGTTGGGCAGAAGTTTGACTACACGTGTCCGCTCAACAGTTCCGAATTAATAGCAAGACGAGTGAATACAAGTATTGTAAGCAGTAGCGAATACTTTATCCAAGAAGAAAGGGACCATAATTTGATGTGTTTGAACCTTAACTTGGGGAAAAGGCATTGTACTGAAAATTATGAGCCGCCTCAGGGTGGTGGAGAGGTGGTCGGCTTTGTTATGAACAAGAGAGGGAAACAACATTTCCCTGGTGGTGATGGGGCGGCGGCGGCGGTGGAAATACCGGTGGCGGTGGCGCCGAGGTGTCAGGTGGAGGGATGCCAGGTGGCACTGGTGAATGCCAAGGTTTATCACAGACGACATAAAGTGTGTGCAATGCATGCTAAGGCTCCTAAAGTTGTGGTTCTTGGCCTTGAACAACGCTTCTGTCAACAGTGTAGCAG GTTTCATATAGTGAGTGAGTTTGATGAGTCAAAGAGGAGTTGCAGGAGGAGATTAGCAGGACATaatgagagaagaagaaaaagctcTCAAGATAATTACACTAACACCAGAAACCCCTCTCAAG GTAATTATCGGAACATAGCAGTAAATGAAGGACGTGCTCACTCTCTTCTGTCATCCAAGAATGATTCATGGATATCAAAGGGCAATCTCCCAGGAAGATGTAGTGTCACTATTAATGAGCTGATTGCTGAAAGTAGAGCAACACGTCTAGCTCAACAGCTTATCATTGACAAAGATTGGCATAGGCACCAGCATTATCCGGTGGAGAATCTGAACATCCAACTAAAAAATGGAAGTTCAACTGATCATAAACGCGAACAAGTAGTCCTCAAGTCGAATGGTTGGGGACGCGCCAATGATGCTGCGGGAAATTTGACTTTGGACTTGATGCATGTTCGAAATTCTGAATTGGGGTTCTTGTCAGAACAAGAGCAACTTAAGGAGGAAGGAGATGAAGAAGGGTGTCCAGAACATTGGAACTCCTTTGCGGGTGCTCATGTTGCTTGA
- the LOC104237106 gene encoding squamosa promoter-binding-like protein 7 isoform X2: MENGGWNFFSNSIESCSSNNGGNGGQNSNYTHAWDFWQLGSTSTSTNSSQSQLIQWNYNNTFNQDPITVGQKFDYTCPLNSSELIARRVNTSIVSSSEYFIQEERDHNLMCLNLNLGKRHCTENYEPPQGGGEVVGFVMNKRGKQHFPGGDGAAAAVEIPVAVAPRCQVEGCQVALVNAKVYHRRHKVCAMHAKAPKVVVLGLEQRFCQQCSRFHIVSEFDESKRSCRRRLAGHNERRRKSSQDNYTNTRNPSQVNEGRAHSLLSSKNDSWISKGNLPGRCSVTINELIAESRATRLAQQLIIDKDWHRHQHYPVENLNIQLKNGSSTDHKREQVVLKSNGWGRANDAAGNLTLDLMHVRNSELGFLSEQEQLKEEGDEEGCPEHWNSFAGAHVA, encoded by the exons ATGGAAAATGGGGGTTGGAACTTTTTCAGTAATAGTATTGAAAGCTGCAGCAGCAACAATGGTGGAAATGGGGGACAAAATAGTAATTATACTCATGCATGGGACTTTTGGCAACTTGGTAGTACTTCTACTAGTACTAATTCATCCCAGTCCCAGTTGATTCAGTGGAATTATAACAACACATTTAACCAAGATCCAATTACCGTTGGGCAGAAGTTTGACTACACGTGTCCGCTCAACAGTTCCGAATTAATAGCAAGACGAGTGAATACAAGTATTGTAAGCAGTAGCGAATACTTTATCCAAGAAGAAAGGGACCATAATTTGATGTGTTTGAACCTTAACTTGGGGAAAAGGCATTGTACTGAAAATTATGAGCCGCCTCAGGGTGGTGGAGAGGTGGTCGGCTTTGTTATGAACAAGAGAGGGAAACAACATTTCCCTGGTGGTGATGGGGCGGCGGCGGCGGTGGAAATACCGGTGGCGGTGGCGCCGAGGTGTCAGGTGGAGGGATGCCAGGTGGCACTGGTGAATGCCAAGGTTTATCACAGACGACATAAAGTGTGTGCAATGCATGCTAAGGCTCCTAAAGTTGTGGTTCTTGGCCTTGAACAACGCTTCTGTCAACAGTGTAGCAG GTTTCATATAGTGAGTGAGTTTGATGAGTCAAAGAGGAGTTGCAGGAGGAGATTAGCAGGACATaatgagagaagaagaaaaagctcTCAAGATAATTACACTAACACCAGAAACCCCTCTCAAG TAAATGAAGGACGTGCTCACTCTCTTCTGTCATCCAAGAATGATTCATGGATATCAAAGGGCAATCTCCCAGGAAGATGTAGTGTCACTATTAATGAGCTGATTGCTGAAAGTAGAGCAACACGTCTAGCTCAACAGCTTATCATTGACAAAGATTGGCATAGGCACCAGCATTATCCGGTGGAGAATCTGAACATCCAACTAAAAAATGGAAGTTCAACTGATCATAAACGCGAACAAGTAGTCCTCAAGTCGAATGGTTGGGGACGCGCCAATGATGCTGCGGGAAATTTGACTTTGGACTTGATGCATGTTCGAAATTCTGAATTGGGGTTCTTGTCAGAACAAGAGCAACTTAAGGAGGAAGGAGATGAAGAAGGGTGTCCAGAACATTGGAACTCCTTTGCGGGTGCTCATGTTGCTTGA